The genomic DNA ttaacaaGAAGAAGGAAGCCGAAAGAAAATTGTATTTGCGCATAAAAAGAttttgaaaaactaaaacaagcaCTTTGTGACTCCACATCCCATCATATTGATGTCACCAGTACAGTTTTAATTAATGTCTCCTCCCGGGAGGTTGGTTACGATTAAATAAACAAGGAAgttgaactgttttttttaaattatttaaatgaaaaagtgTGATTGGTCAGTTATTTTTAATCATAAAATgcgtaaaagaaaaacatgattaaTAATTAGCGACACTAAGATGTTATCTTGAATATGATCATGCAAACCTGTActttgaaaaatatttaaactgttTATATTTCACAGTAATGCACATTTATAggtgtaaaatgtcaaatacaTGCTTTTAACTGCCGTTGTGTATCCTGGATGTGTGTTTAACTGCATTGAATATGTAtctgcatgtatatatatatatatatatatatatatatatatatatatatatatatatatagcgtctttaagtgtctagaaaagcgctatataaattcgaagtattattatttttattattatatgcatCTGCATTCATTCAAACAGTTTCCTGTTTCATCTTCTCATTCGACAAAGTGCAGCAGAATCAAACGTGCACGCTCGCGGCCACGTTGTAGCAGTTTTAAtgcaaatgacacacacacacgtcacatgacacaaaataaaacctggACAGAGGAATAACGTTTGGATCTTATTCTTCTTCGAGTATTCAGACGTCACTGTACAGCAGCGGCTCGCTGGGTCGTTGTGCAGCGGCTCGGGTCTGGAGGAACAAACACActcctcatttatacacatttattaataaaaactatatattatgaagctttatgcagaggggttagttcacacagcattcagaggctcatttatacacatttattaataaaaactatatattatgaagctttatgcagaggggttagttcacacagcattcagaggctcatttatacacatttattaataaaaactatatattatgaagctttatgcagaggggtttgttcacacagcattcagaggctcatttatacacatttattaataaaaactatatattatgaagctttatgcagaggggtttgttcacacagcattcagagactcatttatacacatttattaataaaaactatatattatgaggctttatgcagaggggtttgtgcGCACAGTATttagagactcatttatacacatttattaataaaaactatatattatgaagctttatgcagaggggttagttcacacagcattcagagactcatttatacacatttattaataaaaactatatattatgaagctttatgcagaggggttagttcacacagcatttagagactcatttatacacatttattaataaaaactatatattatgaagatTTATGccgaggggtttgttcacacagcattcagggCCTGTAGTGTCTCACACTGACCTTTATGATCCATGCGCACATAAAAGTGATCTTTTTGCTAATATTGTCCCAAATAAATAAGACTTAGCTTCATTTAGCCAAAAGAACAATTAGAATACCACATTTTCATACAGTCCCTGCAtggaaaaactgaaaacaagCATTACCTTTCATCTACTCATATTCTAGGAACCGTCTTCCATTTCTTGGCTGTAAGcgcaaaaaagaaaacgtgattGAATGTTCGTCAAATTATCCGGCGGACTTCATCGCGTTTGTTATATTAATTTCTCGTGCTCATACCCGATAGAGGAAGTAACCTCTGCTCTGGATCCCTCCAGGTCCCGGGAGTTCACCCTggagagacacaagaggaaacaTCTCTGATCACACAACAGGGAACGCTTCAGTCAAACATATCAAAACGACTGCTTTTGAGCCCGAGTCCACTTTGTTGACTGATAGAAATATAAGTTTTGGCTGCTGCACTAATTTTAGACCATAATTGCCGGCAGCTTGGGAAAGAACAACTAGTGCAGCAGCGTTATTGACATGTGAGCTgtagggaggaagggggggagggggggggacatgtgtaacacacacacacacacacgcacacacatttcaatatCAACATATTGAATGCTGCAGTTTCCATCTTCctgtattttcatttaaagCCCCGCGCCCTCCTGTTTGCATCCAGGTGCATAaaactaacatttaaaaaatgttgttcttgttttatgaATCGGTGGCTCATTCTGTACAAACAGGAAATGGAGAGTGAGAAGAGAACGCACGTGGGGGGTACATACGCGCGTGGagagtcctctctctcttctggtgTGCAGTTGGGAAACGAGATGCAGGAGAGGGTGCGACATTGGAgtctgacagacacacacacacaaggacacagagcaacacacacatgtttcatCCCCGGGGGAACGCACGACCACACGCTCGCCGCGTTTATGCAGCATTCACACGACACAAAAGCGGCTTCATATTTCTACGTGAGAAACATGGCGTGCTGTGGAGGTGCATCCTGGGATGTTGTACGGGCGTTTTGCAGgtttttaatgtacattttttaaagataatatgatcattttctttgattttcacattaattcatttatttttgtatatgaatgtatttagtttttcatttcaataaagTATATGCATGCAGGAATTGGCTGGAAGGCCCAACGCAAAGCCAGTTGATTGACAGCGTGGTCCTTCAAAGAACAGCGAAAGCATTGAGGGTTTTCTTTTATTGAGTTTAGTTAATTCAACCTGCTAACATGTAAAATAACAGTagttatgatatatatattatagttacatgctacttgtttttaaaaacagctttgttaTTCTGTTCTTATTCCTTTAAGGGTGACTTGAACTGATAACATAAtgctaatataataataatcacatgtttttttatcatGGCACTACTTTTGGTGCAATCCGTCTGCCACGAATCTTTGCATGTAAACTCTATAAGTATCACAAAAACATAATATTGCGATACTCAAGTGTATCGATATTTTCTCACACCACTGgtttaaagaataaaaatgaatcgCTTGATGGTGTAGTTGCTGTTAAATGAACCGGTAACTATTTGGATTAAACTTTTTGATAAGACACACTTACCCTTTTATTGTTTTCCTGCCCTGCCAGGTCCtgagattaaaacaaaatgagacTTTTAGTTGATATCGCCGTGTGAATCGTTGTCCTGCGGACCTCTACTaccaccaaacacacattttgtgttattatgaGGTAGAAATATGAAATACCTTTGACTTCTGAACCAGCATTGAGACACAGAGTTCCCCTAAAATATCAGATGTCTGATACCAGAGAGAAAAgcagctgttaaaaaaaacatagtaaATGTACTATGACAATTGTAATAtacatgtgcaaaaaaaaacaagctaaaaTAAAAGCACACCCTGCTCACCCAAAActtcaggtctgcagagaggtAGGACGAGCACACGGCGTCTATCTGTGGAGCATCGCAGAGGACAACACACGTTCACGCAGAGGGACGAAGAAGAATTAGGGATATTTATGGGAAATGGAAGGCATACCCGGCTGAGGAGCTGCCTCTGATCTGTTGTGGCTCGCGGAGGTTCTGCTGGAGCACCTTTAGTTTTTACGCAACGACACAGAAATATACGGGATTAACGCGACAACAACGACATCtcctgtgtgctgctgaggagggagggaggactcCTGACACCTGCTCAACTGTTACtactgtaataactgttacaacaataacaactgttacaactgtaataactgttacatcaataacaactgttactactgtaataactgttacaccaataacaactgttactactgtaataactgttacatcaataacaactgttactactgtaataactgttacatcaataacaactgttactactgtaataactgttacaTCAATAACAACTGTTCCAACTGTTACACCAATAACAACTGTTACAACTGTTACAACTGTTACACCAATAACAACTGTTacaactgtaataactgttatACCAATAACAACTGTTCCAACTGTTCCAACTGTTACACCAATAACAACTGTTacaactgtaataactgttataccaataacaactgttacaactgtaataactgttacaccaataacaactgttactactgtaataactgttacaccaataacaactgttactactgtaataactgttacaCCAATAACAACTGTTACTACTCTAATAACTGTTACACCAATAACAAATGTTACtactgtaataactgttacaccaataacaactgttactactgtaataactgttacaCCAATAACAACTGTTACAACTGTAATAGCTGTTACACCAATAACAACTGTTACTACTGTTCCAACTGTTACACCAATAACAACTGTTacaactgtaataactgttacatcaataacaactgttactactgtaataactgttacaacaataacaactgttactactgtaataactgttacaCCAATAACAACTGTTACTACTCTAATAACTGTTACATCAATAACAACTGTTACtactgtaataactgttacaacaataacaactgttactactgtaataactgttacaccaataacaactgttacaactgtaataactgttacatcaataacaactgttacaactgtaataactgttataccaataacaactgttacaactgtaataactgttacaacaataacaactgttactactgtaataactgttataccaataacaactgttacaactgtaataactgttacaccaataacaactgttacaactgtaataactgttataccaataacaactgttacaactgtaataactgttacaACAATAACATCTGTTACtactgtaataactgttacaccaataacaactgttactactgtaataactgttataccaataacaactgttacaactgtaataactgttacaCCAATAGCAACTGTTACAACCTTTTACACCAATAACAACTTGTTACtactgtaataactgttacatcaataacaactgttacaactgtaataactgttacatcaataacaactgttacaactgttacaccaataacaacttgttactactgtaataactgttacatcaataacaactgttacaactgtaataactgttacaCCAATAACAACTGTTACAACTGTTACACCAATAACAACTTGTTacaactgtaataactgttacatcaataacaactgttacaactgtaataactgttacaccaataacaactgttactactgtaataactgttacaCCAATAACAACTGTTACTACTCTAATAACTGTTACACCAATAACAACTGTTACtactgtaataactgttacaccaataacaactgttacaactgtaataactgttacaCCAATAACAACTTGTTACTACAGTAATAACTGTTACACCAATAACAACTGTTTCAACTGTCACAACTGTTACAACTGTTATAACTGTTacaactgtaataactgttacaaatgttacaaatgtaacacatgtaacaactGTGACAGCTATAACAACTGCAACCACttacatacagatatatatatacagtatgtatatatatatatatatatatagagagagagatagatagatagatagatatatagataaatagatatagatagatagatagatagatagatagatagatagatagatagatagatagatagatagatagatagatagatagatagatagatagatagatagatagatagatatagacaggtagatagataaatatatagatagatagatatataaatagatatagacagatagataaatatatagatagatagatagatagatatataaatagatatagacagatagatagatagatagataaatatatagatagatagatatataaatagatatagacagatagataaatatatagagagatagatagatatataaatagatatagacagatagatagatagatagatagatagatagatagatagatagatagatagatagatagatagatagatagatagatagatagatagatagatagatagatagatagatagatagatagatagatagatagatagataaatatatagacagatagataaatatatagatagatagatagatagataaataaatagatatagacagatagatagatagataaatatatagatagattgatatataaatagatatagacagatagatagatagatagatagatagatagatagatagatagatagatagatagatagatagatagatagatagacagacagacagacagacagaccgaccaatagacagacagacagacagaaagattgatagattgattaaaatatttaaataagcaacacaaaataacaaaaacgtTACACTTTCAGTCTCATGAACACAATCAGATATTATTTATGAACAACACCTTCATAAAGAgtttctttttcatgtttgaCTCACTTTTGCAGACTGGGACGGTGAGGATGAGCAGAGCTGTGAGGGCGACGCTGGCCGCGCTGAGGGGGCTCAcgctgctgctggaggctcCGCGCTGCGCTGCCTGGCTCTGGGTCTGGAAGGtcctcatctctccctctctctctctctctacctctctctacctctctctttacctgtctctctctctttctctttatcttgagctggtttcttttttgtctgcttgttttgttgttgtttttgttgttattttgttgttgttgttattggttGTGTCTGCTTGACTTCTTGCTCTTCTGAGAGTTTCCATCTCACGTCAGAGTAATATGAAGGCtggtggcacacacacacacacacacacacacacacacacacacacacacacacaccctctcggCTGCGTCATTGGAGCTCCGCACGCGCGCGAAAAAAAATTATGATGTTTGATCAACAGCAGCAGGTCGGATAAACGTgaaggatgatgatgaagctggttatgatgatgatgatgaagctggtgatgatgatgatgatgatgatgatgatgatgatgatgatgatgatggaaaaGTAAAGTGTGAATTTAAAAGATGGTGACCATCAGAAAAGTATCAAGCAATGTTATTAAAGTagtttacttaaaaaataacaataaacttATAATACAAGACGTGAAGCATGAAGTGcccaaaaataatattaatagaaTAAACATTTGACagacaaaataagaaatgaaacTCACTTTATAATGCATATCACACTTTATATAATGCATATCACAAGATGGAAATATAACACgttaataattacaataatcatgataaaaacaatattgaaaTAAGTGACCACATAAACTTATAAACGCTGCAGCAGCATCAACatgtctcctttcttttctacaTCTGTGAtggagatttttatttttaaggcgAGACAAGACaggcaaaaacattgtttttcatgaagTTGTCTATTTTGTTTCCATAACACGTCTTCTTTCAGGCGAGAGGAAATAGACAGTgacctcatttgcatatttaaacttaACATCTCATAAAACttgtaacacaataactcctcttaatgtgagtgatgaagtggtgaagtttcatgtgatatctatgaggtcatgttttgaccctataacacaataactcctcttaatgtgagcgatgaagtttcatgtgatatctatgaggtcatgttgcTACATTGTTGCTACATTGTTGCTACATTGTTGCTACATAGCATCCtactttgtgtgtctgcattgcGTTGCTCTGTAACGCGTGGACTTAATTTGAGGCTATTTCCGCCGCGTCATGTCAGAGAAGCAGCTGCATGTTATACTTCTCCTGAAAGGCCATTTTGCTGCTGCATGTTTCTGTTGATGCTGTAATTGTAAGTGCACACGTCCTATAAATAAACCCTTAAATCAACTCTTCTTTTtcattcctgcagcacacaTCACAACTTCTACTATCACAGTTGGTTTCCTCCTCGACATTTGCAAAAACGTATGAAGAACAACATAAACACGATGGATTACATGCAAAAGCCCCTAATTTGCTCAAAATCCTCTGTTTGCCCCTCTGGTGAGATTAGACGCTACGTGTCTTAAAAAAGGGTTGGAGTGTTTAAATGAGActaaacaacatttatttaaaaaaatgtcattgacaaaatataatgtgttttataaaCCGGactgatgtgatccactttcttGTTCTTTGTGAGGACTTTTTAAACAATGcttgaattttcttttt from Cyclopterus lumpus isolate fCycLum1 chromosome 4, fCycLum1.pri, whole genome shotgun sequence includes the following:
- the nmu gene encoding neuromedin-U isoform X2, which translates into the protein MRTFQTQSQAAQRGASSSSVSPLSAASVALTALLILTVPVCKSAPAEPPRATTDQRQLLSRIDAVCSSYLSADLKFWTSDILGELCVSMLVQKSKDLAGQENNKRTPMSHPLLHLVSQLHTRRERGLSTRVCTPHGELPGPGGIQSRGYFLYRPRNGRRFLEYE
- the nmu gene encoding neuromedin-U isoform X3, with amino-acid sequence MRTFQTQSQAAQRGASSSSVSPLSAASVALTALLILTVPVCKSAPAEPPRATTDQRQLLSRIDAVCSSYLSADLKFWVSRTSDILGELCVSMLVQKSKDLAGQENNKRTPMSHPLLHLVSQLHTRRERGLSTRGELPGPGGIQSRGYFLYRPRNGRRFLEYE
- the nmu gene encoding neuromedin-U isoform X1, which translates into the protein MRTFQTQSQAAQRGASSSSVSPLSAASVALTALLILTVPVCKSAPAEPPRATTDQRQLLSRIDAVCSSYLSADLKFWVSRTSDILGELCVSMLVQKSKDLAGQENNKRTPMSHPLLHLVSQLHTRRERGLSTRVCTPHGELPGPGGIQSRGYFLYRPRNGRRFLEYE
- the nmu gene encoding neuromedin-U isoform X4, producing the protein MRTFQTQSQAAQRGASSSSVSPLSAASVALTALLILTVPVCKSAPAEPPRATTDQRQLLSRIDAVCSSYLSADLKFWTSDILGELCVSMLVQKSKDLAGQENNKRTPMSHPLLHLVSQLHTRRERGLSTRGELPGPGGIQSRGYFLYRPRNGRRFLEYE
- the nmu gene encoding neuromedin-U isoform X6, producing MRTFQTQSQAAQRGASSSSVSPLSAASVALTALLILTVPVCKSAPAEPPRATTDQRQLLSRIDAVCSSYLSADLKFWTSDILGELCVSMLVQKSKDLAGQENNKRGELPGPGGIQSRGYFLYRPRNGRRFLEYE
- the nmu gene encoding neuromedin-U isoform X5, producing the protein MRTFQTQSQAAQRGASSSSVSPLSAASVALTALLILTVPVCKSAPAEPPRATTDQRQLLSRIDAVCSSYLSADLKFWVSRTSDILGELCVSMLVQKSKDLAGQENNKRGELPGPGGIQSRGYFLYRPRNGRRFLEYE